The genomic window TCAGCGCCCGCGCGAGCGCGCTCCGCATCTCGGCGGCGGTCTGGAACCGCTGCTCGCGGTCCTTCGCCAAGGCGCGCAGGACCAGTGCGTCGCAGCCGGGCGCCAGGTCCGGCGCGAGCTCCGAGGGCGGCCGCGGCTCGTCGTTGACCTGCTGCCAGGCCACCTCGACGGCGGTCGCACCGGTGAACGGCGGTGTTCCGGTGAGCAGTTCGTAGAGCAGGCACCCCGTGGCGTAGAGGTCCGAGCGCCCGTCCACCGCCTCGCCACGCGCCTGCTCGGGCGAGAGGTAGGCCGCCGTGCCCATCACCATGGCGCTCTGGGTCAGGTTCATCGCGTCCGCCCGCAGCGAGCGGGCGATCCCGAAGTCCATCACCTTGGTCCGCCCGTCCTCGGTGACCATCACGTTCGCGGGTTTGACGTCCCGGTGCACCAGGCCCTGGGCGTGGGCACACGCCAGGGCGTCCAGCACGCCGAGCGTCAGCTCCAGCGCCCGCGCGGCCGCCATCGGCCCTCCCTCGCGCACCAGTTCGTCCAGCGTGCGGCCCTGGACGTACTCCATCACCAGGTAGCGCAGCGCCCCCTCGGGCGCCGCCCCGCCCGACCACTCCTCGCCGCTGTCGAAGACCGCGACGATCGAGGGGTGGTTGAGCGAAGCGGCGGCGAGGACCTCGCCCCGGAACCGGGCCGCCGAGACGGGGTCGACCGCCAGGTCCGGCCGGAGGAGCTTGACCGCCACCAGGCGGTTCAGCCGCCGGTCCCGCGCCAGGTACACCTCCGCCATGCCCCCGCGGCCCACCAGCCCGGAGAGCACGTAGCGCCCGCCCAGCACCTGCTCCGGTTCCATGCCGCCCGCTCTCCCATCCGTGCCCGGGACCCGGGCCGACATGCCGACGCGGGTCCCGGGCACGGTAGGGGGCAATCTTGTGAAATCTCTGTGGGACCGGGCCGGGAACACGGGTGGCGGGCCGCCCGCGGCTGCTTACCTGGAGGTGTCGAACCGCTCCGCCGATCGAAGATCGAGGTCCCGCTGTGCCCGTGCCCGCCAACCCGCCCGCGCCCGCGCCCGCGCCGAGTGTGCTCGCCGTCTTCGCCCACCCGGACGACGAGTCGCTGTCGGCGGGCGGCGTGCTCGCCCGGCACGCGGCCGCGGGCGCGCGCACCGCCGTGGTCACGGCGACCTGGGCGCCGGAGACCCCGCGCGCCGCGGAACTGGCCGAGGCCCTGCGGATCCTCGGCGCCGGGCAGCCCCGGATGCTCGGCCACGGCGACGCCCGCGCGGCGTGGTCGGCGCCCGGCAAGGCGCGGTTCTGCGACGTGCCGATCGAACAGACGGTGAGTCAGTTGGTCTGGCACATAAGGGAGTTCCGCCCGCAGATCGTCGTCACCCACGACGCCTACGGCGGACTGAGCGGCCATCCGGACCACGTGCACACCCACCGGGTCACGCTGCTCGCCGTCCACGCGGCCGGACTCGACCTGCTCCACCCGGAGGCGGGCGAGCCCTGGCAGCCGGGCGCCCTCTACCTGGCCACCCACCCGCACACGGCCGCACGGGAGGTGGGCGCGCACCTGCTCCGCCCGGGCGCCCTCCTGCGCAGCGTCCCGGACGAGCGGGTCACCGCGACCGTCGACGTCGGCCCCTGGGTGGAGCAGAAGGTCGCCGCCATCCTGGCGCACCGCACCGAGGTGGCCCGGGGCGCCGCGCCAGGCCGGGTGGCGGCCCTGTCGGCCGCCGTCCGGGCCCGGGTCCTCGGCACCGAGTGGTACATCCGCCACGAGCCCGTCCCCCGCACGGCACCCCGAACCGAACTGACGGCCTGACCCGGGCTGACGGCCTGACCCGGGCTGACGGCCTGAGCGCCCCCGGGCTACGCCCCGTCGTACGCCGCGCGGGCCCGGTCGACCTCCGCGATGTGCTGCTCGGCCCAGCACGTCACGGCGGCCAGGACGGGCAGCAGACTCTGCCCCAGCGGCGTGAGCGCGTACCGCACGCGGGCGGGCACGCTCGGGCCGACGGTGCGTGTGAGCAGACCGTCGCGCTCCAGGCGGCGCAGCGTCTGGGTGAGCATCTTCTGTGTCGCCCCCGCGACCGCGCGGGCCAACTCGCCGTAGTGGCAAGGCCCCTCGGCCAGTTCCTTGAGGACGACCGCGACCCACTTCTCGCCGACGCGCTCCAGCAGCCGGTTGGTCGGACAGTCGGCGAAGCGGGCCTGGTGCGCGTCGCGGGCCTCGGCCCGCCGTTGCGCCGCCGTGCGCGGTCGCACGGCGGCTCGGGCGTTGGTGCGGGCGGTGGTGCGGGCGGTAGTGCGGGCGGTAGTGCGGGCATTGGTGCGGGCGGTCATGGCATCCCCTCGCGTGTGCGGGCCGGGCACCTTGAAGTGCGTTCTCCCGCTCCACCGTAGCCGCGCCTAGCGTCACTGCTGAGCGGATCCATCCCCGATCAAGGAGCGCACAGCCATGACGACGATCGCCATCCTCGGTTCCGGCACCGTGGCCCGAACCCTCGCCGGCCGCCTTCACGAGGCCGGGCGCCTCGTCGTCGTGGGCTCCCGCGACCCGCGGCGGACCGCGCCCGCCTGGGCCGGCTCCGGCATCCGCGTCACCGGCCTGCGGGAGGCGGCCGGTTCGGCCGAGGTGGTCGTCAACGCCACCCCGGGCCCGGCATCGCTGGAGCTCCTCGGCGGCCTCGCGGCGGAGCTGGCGGGCAAGGTCCTGGTGGACCTCGCCAACGCCACCGAGTCCGATGCCGCGGGCTTCGCCTCGGCGCTGCGCCACCCGGACAGCAGCCTCGCCGAGGAGCTCCAGCGCGCGCTGCCGGCGGCCCGCGTGGTGAAGACGCTCAACACCCTGCACGAGTCGGTCATGGCCGACCCGGCCCGCCTGGCCACCCCGCCAACCGCCTTCGTCTCCGGTGACGAGGCCGGCGCCAAGCGGGTCGTCACCGAACTGCTGGGCGCGTTGGGCTGGCCGCCGGAGTGGATCATCGACCTGGGGGACCTGCGGACCGCCCGAGTGCCGGAGGCGTTCGTCCTGCTGGTCGGCCCGCTGGTCCGCGCACTGGGACCGGTCCCCTTCGGCCTGGCCGTCGCCCGCTGAGCCGCACCCTGAACGCGACAGCCGGCCCGGCCCGGGACCGCTCCGGGCTGACGCGGCGCTAGGTGTTCTGACCCGTGAGGTTGGGGACGCGGCTGGCGGGTGATTGGCCCTTGAGCGCGGTGTGTCCGCGGTGGTGATTGTAGGTGTGGAGCCAGGCGGGGTAGGCGTCGCGTCGTTCCTGCTCGGTGCGGTAGGGCCTGGCGTAGGCCCATTCGTCGAGCAGGGTGCGGTTGAAGCGTTCGACCTTGCCGTTGGTCTGTGGCCGGTAGGGCCGGGTTCGTTTGTGGGTGATCCCGGCGGCGGCCAGGACGTCCCGCCAGGGGTGGGACTTGTAGCAGGAGCCGTTGTCGGTCAGCACGCGCTGGACGGTGATCCCGGCCTGGGCGAAGAAGTCCTGGGCTCGGGTCCAGAACGCGGCGGCGGTCTCCTTGCGCTCGTCGGTCAGGATCTCGCTGTAGGCGAGGCGGGAGTGGTCGTCGACGGCGTTGTGGAGGTAGCTGTAGCCGGTGCCGGAGCGGGTCTTGCGGCCGGCCTGGCGGCCGAGCACCTGGTGGCCGCCGCCGTCGGGGATGTTGCCGAGCTTTTTGATGTCGACGTGGACCAAATCGCCTGGTGCGTCGTGTTCGTAGCGGCGGATGGCGCGGCCGGTGGCGCGGTCGAGGTGGGTGAGGCGGGCGAGGCGGTAGCGGGTCAGGACCCGGTGGACGGTGGCGGGGTTGAGCCCCAGCAGGTAGGCGATGCGGGCCGGTCCCCAGCGGCGCAGGACGCGGACCTTGATGATCCGGCGCTCGGTGCGGGTCGGGGTGCGGCGCGGGCTGTGGTGCGGGCGGCTGGACCGGTCGTCCATGCCGGCCTCGCCCAGGGCCCGGTAGCGGTCCGCCCAGCGCTTGGCCGTGGTGGGCGAGACCTGGAAGCGTTCGGCGGCCCGGCGCAGCGGCCAGCCGTCCTCGACCACGCATCGGGCCAGGCGCAGGCGTCCGGTCTCAGTCAGGGGTGCGTTACGGTGTGGCATGAGGGCCTTTCTGGCGCTGGGGTAGATGTCGCAATCCACACCTGGCCAGAAGGCCCTCACTCATTTCAAGATCTGCCAGCCGTGAGCCCTGTCACCAACCTCCGTGGTCAGTACACCTAGGGCGCTTATTTGGTCGTGATCAAGCGGCAGCTCTGGTGAGGTCCTTGATCCAGATCATCGCGCCGCGAAGGTGGAGGCCGGCCCGCGAAAATCGCTGTTACGTCGCCGCCGCACAGTGATAGAAACCCCGGGTGACCAAGACCTTGGACTTCCCTGAGCTGCTGCGCCTGATCGACGAGCGGTCGGCCGCCTTCCGGGCCGCGATCGCCTCCGCGCCCAGCCTCGATGTGCAGGTGCCGACCTGCCCCGAGTGGACGCTGCTCGACCTGGTGCACCACCTGGGCGGGGGGCGTCGCGCCTGGGCCGCCACGGTCGCGGCTGGGCCGGACGCCTCGGGCAAGTTGGCGGGAGAGGGCCTGGCCGCACCGCAGGAGCGCGAGGCCCTGCTCGCCTGGCTGGCCGAGTCGACGCAGCAGATGCTGGACGCGTTGCGGGAGGCCGGCCCGGAGCGCGGTTGCTGGACGTGGTGGGGCTCGTCGCAGTCGCCGCGGACCTGCGGCGCCGTCGCCCGGCACCAGCTCCAGGAGATCGCGATGCACACCTATGACGCCCAGCTCACCGTGGGCGCCCCGGAGCCGCTGCCGGAGGAGGTGGCGCTTGATGGCGTCGAGGACTTCCTGTTCACCTGCTGCACCACGACGGTCGCTTGGCCGCACAAGCCCGCCGTCGTCGACTATCACGTCACCGAGGGCGGCTCCTGGCGCCAATCGCTCTCCGCCGATGGTTCGCGGGCCTTCCGTCTGCCCGAATCCGGCCCCGCCGCCGGCGAGGACTCGGAGTCGGTCGACGTCTCCGTCCGGGGTACGGCGAGCGACCTGGTCCTGGCCTTCTACGGTCGCATCCCGCTGGACTCCCTGAAGCTCGAAGGCGACCGGCACCTCTTCGACCTGCTGGAAGAGTGGGACATGCAGTAGGACTGCCTGGAGTAGGACCGCGCACCTAGGCCGTGTCTGACAATTCCCGCCGGGCCCGCGACGCCGGGCATCCCGGCTGGACGCACGCCCGAATCATCCAAGTACGTCCAGTACGAGGACGACTCGGGCGCACGCCCAGCCGGGCGCCCAACACCGCGCGCTGATCCGACAAGATCGACCGGAAAGCTCCTAGGAGTTGCTCAGCGGCAGCCCCGGCGGGTTGACGGCCGACGTGGGGACGGCCTCGTTCGCGAGGTTCCAGGCGGTCAGCCACTTGCCGTAGTCGCCCTGCTGGATCAGGTAGTTGATGGCGTCGGCGGTCGGCTTGGCCAGCCCGTCGCCCTTCTTGGTGGTGGCGCAGATCAGCCCCTGCAGCGTGGCTCCGGCACCGGAGAACTTACCAGCGCTGCGGGTCGGGTTGGGCGACTTCGCGCTCTGCGTGACGTGGTAGGAGACATCGGGGTTGGGACCGAAGTAGGCGTCGATCTTGCCCGAGTCCAGCGCGAGGTAGGTGGCGTTGTTGTCCGGGAAGTACTTGATGGTCAGGTTCTTGCCCTCGGCCTGCAGCTGGCTCTGCCACTGCTCCAGGATCTTCTCCTGGTTGGTGCCGGCGCCGACCGCGAAGGTCTTCCCGGCGAGACTCTCGAAGGTGCCGTCGAAGCTCCACGCGTCGCTCTTCAGGACCTCGAAGCCCAGGTTGTCCTGGCGGTAGGAGGCGAAGTCGTACTTGGTCTTGCGCTGCTCGGTGTCGGTGATGTTGGAGAAGCCGAGATCCGTCTTCCCGCTGTCGATGCCCACGAACAGGTTGTCCCAGGTCGCGTTGGAGAGCACCGGCTTGAGCCCGAACACGGCGGCGACCAGGCGGCCGAGGTCGGGCTCGGAGCCGGTGAGGGTCTTCTGGTCCGAGCCGATGTAGCCGAGTGGCGCGGAGCCGGTCGGCAGCAGGCCCAGGCCGATGTGCAGTTGCCCGCCGCTGACCAGCGAGGCGGGCAGTTCGGCCCGGATCGAGGCGACCTGAGTGACCGTCAGTCGCGTCTCGGTCGCCGCTCCGTTGGACACGGCCCCGACATCGATCACGGTGCTGCCCGCCGGCGCGTCGGCCTTGGGGCCGGCGGACGTGCCGGTGGCGCTGGAGGCGCAGGCGGTCAGGCCCGTGCCGAGAGCGACCAACGCGGCGGCGAGGGGGAGCAGCCGGCGGCGTCTGAGACCGCGGTCCCGGTCGGTGCGGGCTCTGGGATCGGTACCACCGGTGCTCGTGCCGGCGGTCGTGCCGGTGGCGGTCGTGGTGGAACCGGTGGTCGCGCCGGCGGTCGTGCTGGCGCTGATTCCGGTGCTGGTGCTGGTGCTGGTGCTGGTGCTGGACATGCTTCTCCCTTGGTGCGGGTCGGCGGGTGTTGAGGGGGCTGCGGGGCGGGCGGACGTCGCGCGCCGATCGCCTCAGATGACCTTGCTGAGGAACTCCTTCGTGCGCGGGTGCCGGGGGTTGTCCAACACCTCGGCCGCCGTGCCCTGTTCGAGGATCTGCCCGGCGTCGAGGAAGACGACCAGGTCGGCGACCTCGCGGGCGAGGCCGATCTCGTGGGTCACCACGATGAGCGTGGTCCCGCTGGTGGCGAGGTCCCTGATCACCGCCAGTACCTCGCCGACGAGTTCGGGGTCCAGCGCGGACGTCGGCTCGTCGAAGAGGATCACACCCGGCCGCAGCGCCAGCGCGCGGGCGATCGCCACCCGCTGCTGCTGGCCGCCGGAGAGCTGGCGCGGATAGGCGTCGGCCTTGTCCGCGAGCCCGACCCGGGTCAGCAGGCCCAGGGCCAGCTCACGTGCCTCGGCCCGGCCGACGCGACCGGTCGCCACCGGTGCGGCGGCGACGTTGTCGAGCGCGCTCAGGTGCGGGAAGAGGTTGAAGTGCTGGAACACGAAGCCGATCCGGCCACGCTGGGCCAGGATCGCCCGTTCGCTCAGCTCCTTGAGCCGGGTGCCCTGCCGGCGCACGCCGATCAGCTCACCGCTGACGCTGACGTGGCCCGCGTCCGGCTTCTCCAGGTGGTTGATCGTGCGCAGCAGCGTCGACTTGCCCGACCCGGACGGTCCCAGGATCACCGCGACCTGCCCGGCCTCCACGGTCAGGTCCACGGCGTCGAGCGCACGGTGCGTGCCGTACCACTTGTGCACGCCGTGGACCTGGACCGCCGCCGGCCGCACCTCATCGGCCTCGATCACCTCCGTCCCGACCGCGTTCACGACCCCGCCCCTCCCGTTCGACGTCACGGCGCTCATCCGCGCACCGCCCCGGACTCGGTGGCGCGGGTCCGCAGCTCGCGCAGGCCCGCCCGCAGCCGCTGCAGGGGCGTCGGTGGGACGGTGCGCAGCGCGCCGCGCGAGTAGTGGCGCTCCACGTAGTACTGCGCGACCGACACGACGCTGGTCAGCAGCACGTACCAGACGGTGGCCACCATCAGCAGCGGCACCACGTCCCCCGGGTAGGTGCTGCCCATGCTCTGGACCTCGCCGAAGAGGTCCAGCAGCGAGACGTAGAAGACCAGCGAGGTGCCCTTGATCAGCCCGATCAGCTGGTTGACGTAGGAGGGGACGATGGCCCGCAGCGCCTGGGGCAGGATGATCCGGGTGAACTGGTAGCGCCTGGGCAGCCCGAGAGCCGCGGCCGCCTCGTGCTGGCCCTGGTCGACCGAGAGGATCCCGGCCCTGACCACCTCGCAGGCGTAGGCGGCCTCGTTGAGGCTCAGGCCGACGGTCGCCACCACCAGGTCGGTGGCCAGGGCCGATTCGTCGAAGTGCACGAAGCCCGGCCCGAACGGCACACCCAGGCTCAGCGTGCGGTACAGCGCGCTGGCGTTGTAGAGGATCAGCAGGACCACGATCAGCGGCACCGAGCGGAAGAGCCAGACGTACGTCCAGCTGACCGCCCGCAGCACCGGGCTCTTCGACAGGCGGCCCAGTGCCAGCAGGATGCCGCCCACGAGCCCGAGCACCGCGCTCAGCGCCGTGACCTCCAGGGTGACGACCAGCCCGTTCATGATCACCGGACGGACGAACCAGTAGCGGAACCGGTCCCACTGGTAGAACGGGTTGGTCACCAGGCCGTGGGCGAACTGCGCGACCAGCACGACGACCACCGCGGTCGCCAGCCACCGGCCGGGATGGCGCAGCGGGATCACCCGCTCCGCGGGCAGCGGCCGCTCGGCGGTGGGCCGTTGGGTGGTGGACTGTTCGGCAGCGGACCCCGGCGAGGTCGGCGCCGGCACGGACCCGGAGGCCACCGCGGACCCGGGGGCGAGCCCGAGGCCGGACGGCCCTCGGGCGCCTGTGAGGAGGGAGGGGGGTGGTTCGTTCATCGGAGGAGCTCCAGCGGGGTCGAGGAAACCCGGGCATCGGAGGGCACCCTGGACCGTGCGCCGCGGGTGCGGCCGGGGTACGGGTGATCGGCCCGACCGCGCCTGCGCGGCGGCGGTTCGGCGGGGCACCGGCCTTCGGCCGACACTCAGGTCGGGGCAGGGCCGGGCAGAGGTCGGACGGACCGGACCGGACCGGGTCGGACCCGGCGGAACCAGGTCAGGTCAGGTCGAAGCAGCTCAGGTCGGCTCCGGTCAGGTCAGCGGCGGCACGGGGCCGGCGTCGCTCAACCGCGACAGAGGGCGCTGCTCACCCGGAGCAGATCGACGTGGCGCCGGGCGACCCGGGCCTGGAAGGACCCGTGCGGGCGCGGCGTCGTGCTGCGGTGCCGTGCGTGCATGTCGATCACCTCCCAGTTGCCTGGCCCGTGGGCCGCGCGCTTACCGGACACCTCGTCCTGTCGGGTCGTCACCTGGAGCACCCCACCGCGGACGAGGGTTGCCGGTCAGCGAGCCAGGGCTTGACGCTGACGCTCATGACCGGGGCTCACGTTAACCGCTCGCCCGGCCCTGGGCAATCCCCACCGGTGTGGTGGAGGTCGCATCCGACCAGCACGGACACGAGCGGTACGGTTGTTCCTCCCCGTGGTACCGATCCAGACAGGCCGGGTATGAGCACACGCCAACTGCGTTCCGGATGGCCGCGCTTGGCCTGCCCGGCACTGGTGCGGCGGCGCTGGCTGGACAACACCGGGGCGCCGACCGGCCTCTGTCGCCGCTGACCCGCGTCGCCACCGACCCGCGTCGCCACCGACCCGCCACCGACCCGCCGGTGATCCGCCGCCGTTCCGGCCGCCGACCTGACGCCGACCCACCGGTGACCTGACGCATCCGCCCCCGACCGCGCGGGAACTACCGCGACGCGGATGCCTTCCGCGAACCCCCGCAACTCCAGCCGCCGACAACGCCCTTCGCGATCCGCGAGGGTGGGCCGGCGCCGCCCCAGCACCTTCGAGAAGACACCGAGGAGTGGAACCGCATGCCCACGCCCACCTCCCACCTGCTCACCGCCGACGCCGACGCCGCACCAGGTCCGGGGCACCCCGTCCCGCCCGCCGCCCCGCACCCGCTGGACAACCCCGTCCGCGCCGCCCTGCTGGGGGCGCACGCGCACCTGGCCGAGCGGCGCGGCGAGGTGCTCCGCTACCCGGTCGACGTCTCGCCGTTCGCCGCCCTGCCGGAACGGCCGGACGAGCAGACCTGGCGCGACGTGGCCGCGCTCTTCGGGCCCGGCGCCGTGGTGCCGGTGACGGGGATCCTGGGCTCCGCTCCCGCGGGGTGGGAGGTCGTGATGGACCTCGCCGGGGTCCAACTGGTGGACGCGGGCGTCGCCGCCGCGCCCGACGACGAGGCCATCCCGCTGGGTCCGGCCGATGTGCCGGAGATGCTCGCGCTGGTGGAGCGGGCCAAGCCCGGCCCGTTCCTGCCGCGCACCATCGCGCTCGGCCACTACCTCGGGATCCGGCGCGGCGGTGTGCTGGTGGCGATGGCCGGTGAGCGACTGCACCCGCCGGGCTGGACCGAGATCAGCGCCGTCTGCACGGCCGAGGGCCACCGCGGGCAGGGGCTGGCCACCCGGCTGGTGCACGCGGTCGCGGCCGGCATCCGGGCCCGGGGCGAGACGCCGTTCCTGCACGCGGCCGCGAGCAACACCGACGCGATCCGGCTCTACGAGTCCCTCGGCTTCGAACTGCGCCGCCGGGTCGGCTTCCGCTCCGTCCGGGTCCCCGCCACCGGGCCCGAGGCGCGCCCCTGACCGCCGGGGCCTCGCGATTCGTCCCGAACCGACGGGGATTGTTTTCGCCACCGGGGCGGTTATACGGTGCACGCAGCTGACGAGGTGACGAGGCGATGGGGGGTGCGGCGCAGGTGACGAGGACGAGACCGCTGGACGCACGCCCGGGAGCCGAACTCCACTCCTGCGGCCGCTGCCTGATC from Kitasatospora sp. NBC_01287 includes these protein-coding regions:
- a CDS encoding protein kinase — its product is MEPEQVLGGRYVLSGLVGRGGMAEVYLARDRRLNRLVAVKLLRPDLAVDPVSAARFRGEVLAAASLNHPSIVAVFDSGEEWSGGAAPEGALRYLVMEYVQGRTLDELVREGGPMAAARALELTLGVLDALACAHAQGLVHRDVKPANVMVTEDGRTKVMDFGIARSLRADAMNLTQSAMVMGTAAYLSPEQARGEAVDGRSDLYATGCLLYELLTGTPPFTGATAVEVAWQQVNDEPRPPSELAPDLAPGCDALVLRALAKDREQRFQTAAEMRSALARALTDLTAATEPTAEVLGPAGPQAVGPQAVGPHPAGSRPGGRGRGRVRGAVLALVICAAGCAAAAGYAASGSAAAARTVRTPDLVGKSVADARQGAQGAGLRVVKVVEGGCPTPGVPLRRVCGQLPAAGHDATAGSAVTLDISAR
- a CDS encoding PIG-L family deacetylase; the encoded protein is MPVPANPPAPAPAPSVLAVFAHPDDESLSAGGVLARHAAAGARTAVVTATWAPETPRAAELAEALRILGAGQPRMLGHGDARAAWSAPGKARFCDVPIEQTVSQLVWHIREFRPQIVVTHDAYGGLSGHPDHVHTHRVTLLAVHAAGLDLLHPEAGEPWQPGALYLATHPHTAAREVGAHLLRPGALLRSVPDERVTATVDVGPWVEQKVAAILAHRTEVARGAAPGRVAALSAAVRARVLGTEWYIRHEPVPRTAPRTELTA
- a CDS encoding helix-turn-helix domain-containing protein, whose protein sequence is MRPRTAAQRRAEARDAHQARFADCPTNRLLERVGEKWVAVVLKELAEGPCHYGELARAVAGATQKMLTQTLRRLERDGLLTRTVGPSVPARVRYALTPLGQSLLPVLAAVTCWAEQHIAEVDRARAAYDGA
- a CDS encoding NADPH-dependent F420 reductase, giving the protein MTTIAILGSGTVARTLAGRLHEAGRLVVVGSRDPRRTAPAWAGSGIRVTGLREAAGSAEVVVNATPGPASLELLGGLAAELAGKVLVDLANATESDAAGFASALRHPDSSLAEELQRALPAARVVKTLNTLHESVMADPARLATPPTAFVSGDEAGAKRVVTELLGALGWPPEWIIDLGDLRTARVPEAFVLLVGPLVRALGPVPFGLAVAR
- a CDS encoding IS481 family transposase, which translates into the protein MPHRNAPLTETGRLRLARCVVEDGWPLRRAAERFQVSPTTAKRWADRYRALGEAGMDDRSSRPHHSPRRTPTRTERRIIKVRVLRRWGPARIAYLLGLNPATVHRVLTRYRLARLTHLDRATGRAIRRYEHDAPGDLVHVDIKKLGNIPDGGGHQVLGRQAGRKTRSGTGYSYLHNAVDDHSRLAYSEILTDERKETAAAFWTRAQDFFAQAGITVQRVLTDNGSCYKSHPWRDVLAAAGITHKRTRPYRPQTNGKVERFNRTLLDEWAYARPYRTEQERRDAYPAWLHTYNHHRGHTALKGQSPASRVPNLTGQNT
- a CDS encoding maleylpyruvate isomerase family mycothiol-dependent enzyme encodes the protein MTKTLDFPELLRLIDERSAAFRAAIASAPSLDVQVPTCPEWTLLDLVHHLGGGRRAWAATVAAGPDASGKLAGEGLAAPQEREALLAWLAESTQQMLDALREAGPERGCWTWWGSSQSPRTCGAVARHQLQEIAMHTYDAQLTVGAPEPLPEEVALDGVEDFLFTCCTTTVAWPHKPAVVDYHVTEGGSWRQSLSADGSRAFRLPESGPAAGEDSESVDVSVRGTASDLVLAFYGRIPLDSLKLEGDRHLFDLLEEWDMQ
- a CDS encoding transporter substrate-binding domain-containing protein yields the protein MSSTSTSTSTSTGISASTTAGATTGSTTTATGTTAGTSTGGTDPRARTDRDRGLRRRRLLPLAAALVALGTGLTACASSATGTSAGPKADAPAGSTVIDVGAVSNGAATETRLTVTQVASIRAELPASLVSGGQLHIGLGLLPTGSAPLGYIGSDQKTLTGSEPDLGRLVAAVFGLKPVLSNATWDNLFVGIDSGKTDLGFSNITDTEQRKTKYDFASYRQDNLGFEVLKSDAWSFDGTFESLAGKTFAVGAGTNQEKILEQWQSQLQAEGKNLTIKYFPDNNATYLALDSGKIDAYFGPNPDVSYHVTQSAKSPNPTRSAGKFSGAGATLQGLICATTKKGDGLAKPTADAINYLIQQGDYGKWLTAWNLANEAVPTSAVNPPGLPLSNS
- a CDS encoding amino acid ABC transporter ATP-binding protein, whose translation is MRPAAVQVHGVHKWYGTHRALDAVDLTVEAGQVAVILGPSGSGKSTLLRTINHLEKPDAGHVSVSGELIGVRRQGTRLKELSERAILAQRGRIGFVFQHFNLFPHLSALDNVAAAPVATGRVGRAEARELALGLLTRVGLADKADAYPRQLSGGQQQRVAIARALALRPGVILFDEPTSALDPELVGEVLAVIRDLATSGTTLIVVTHEIGLAREVADLVVFLDAGQILEQGTAAEVLDNPRHPRTKEFLSKVI
- a CDS encoding amino acid ABC transporter permease; the encoded protein is MNEPPPSLLTGARGPSGLGLAPGSAVASGSVPAPTSPGSAAEQSTTQRPTAERPLPAERVIPLRHPGRWLATAVVVVLVAQFAHGLVTNPFYQWDRFRYWFVRPVIMNGLVVTLEVTALSAVLGLVGGILLALGRLSKSPVLRAVSWTYVWLFRSVPLIVVLLILYNASALYRTLSLGVPFGPGFVHFDESALATDLVVATVGLSLNEAAYACEVVRAGILSVDQGQHEAAAALGLPRRYQFTRIILPQALRAIVPSYVNQLIGLIKGTSLVFYVSLLDLFGEVQSMGSTYPGDVVPLLMVATVWYVLLTSVVSVAQYYVERHYSRGALRTVPPTPLQRLRAGLRELRTRATESGAVRG
- a CDS encoding putative leader peptide; this encodes MTTRQDEVSGKRAAHGPGNWEVIDMHARHRSTTPRPHGSFQARVARRHVDLLRVSSALCRG
- a CDS encoding GNAT family N-acetyltransferase; protein product: MPTPTSHLLTADADAAPGPGHPVPPAAPHPLDNPVRAALLGAHAHLAERRGEVLRYPVDVSPFAALPERPDEQTWRDVAALFGPGAVVPVTGILGSAPAGWEVVMDLAGVQLVDAGVAAAPDDEAIPLGPADVPEMLALVERAKPGPFLPRTIALGHYLGIRRGGVLVAMAGERLHPPGWTEISAVCTAEGHRGQGLATRLVHAVAAGIRARGETPFLHAAASNTDAIRLYESLGFELRRRVGFRSVRVPATGPEARP
- a CDS encoding putative leader peptide; the protein is MGGAAQVTRTRPLDARPGAELHSCGRCLIARRATGAYSRRHIDLQRVASALCPA